In Nocardioides sp. JQ2195, a genomic segment contains:
- a CDS encoding Lsr2 family protein, producing MAKTTLIQITDDLDGSKHAQEISFAFQGTDYTIDLGKKNLAGLEKALKPYISAATKVPRSSNRTSRSTKPKATNQNLTAVRKWAASNGLEISDRGRIPKAVLEQYSAAQDG from the coding sequence ATGGCAAAGACCACCCTTATCCAGATCACTGACGACTTGGACGGATCCAAGCACGCCCAGGAAATCTCGTTCGCATTCCAAGGTACCGATTACACAATCGACCTTGGGAAGAAGAATCTTGCTGGCCTGGAGAAGGCTCTGAAGCCGTACATCTCGGCTGCCACCAAGGTCCCGAGGAGTTCGAACAGAACAAGCCGCTCGACGAAGCCTAAAGCCACCAATCAGAATCTCACTGCTGTCCGGAAGTGGGCCGCGAGCAATGGCCTCGAGATATCCGATCGCGGCCGCATCCCCAAGGCGGTACTCGAGCAGTACTCGGCAGCTCAAGACGGCTGA
- the moaA gene encoding GTP 3',8-cyclase MoaA, with amino-acid sequence MGTLSDAFGRTASDLRVSLTDHCNLRCTYCMPAEGLAWLPDESVLTDDELVRLIGIATSLLGVREVRFTGGEPLLRRSLVDIVQRTAALEAAPEISLTTNALGLARKAQSLAAAGLDRVNVSLDTIRSDTFTKITRRNRLHDVISGLEAAHEAGLGPVKINAVLLRGVNDDQGPELLRWALARDYHLRFIEQMPLDAQHGWRRHTMITADEILASLSTEFELSPARESRGSSPAELFVVDGGPATVGVIASITRPFCGDCDRVRLTADGQVRNCLFAHQESDLRGALRAGASDEELAQRWVAAVAGKLPGHGINDSRFLQPTRPMSAIGG; translated from the coding sequence ATGGGGACATTGAGTGACGCCTTCGGCCGCACGGCTTCTGACCTACGGGTCTCGTTGACGGACCATTGCAATCTGCGCTGCACCTATTGCATGCCAGCTGAAGGTCTCGCCTGGTTGCCTGACGAGTCTGTGCTCACCGACGATGAGTTGGTGCGCCTGATTGGTATCGCAACCTCTCTGCTGGGAGTGCGCGAGGTGCGTTTTACTGGGGGCGAGCCCTTGCTACGTAGAAGTCTTGTTGACATCGTTCAACGCACCGCCGCCCTCGAGGCGGCCCCCGAGATATCGTTGACCACGAATGCACTCGGGCTGGCCCGCAAAGCGCAGTCGCTCGCTGCAGCGGGACTCGACCGAGTCAATGTCAGCCTCGACACCATTCGCTCTGACACCTTTACCAAAATCACCCGACGTAACCGGCTGCACGACGTAATCTCCGGCCTTGAAGCTGCCCACGAAGCCGGACTCGGTCCGGTGAAGATCAACGCCGTTCTGCTCCGCGGGGTTAATGATGACCAAGGTCCGGAGCTCCTTCGCTGGGCGCTGGCACGTGATTATCACCTGCGCTTCATCGAGCAGATGCCGCTGGATGCGCAGCACGGGTGGCGTCGGCACACGATGATTACAGCCGACGAGATTCTTGCGTCACTCAGCACAGAATTCGAGTTGTCGCCAGCGAGGGAGTCGCGCGGGAGTTCCCCCGCCGAGCTCTTTGTGGTCGACGGTGGTCCTGCCACCGTGGGCGTGATTGCGTCGATCACGCGTCCATTCTGCGGGGACTGCGATCGAGTCCGGCTGACGGCTGACGGCCAGGTGCGCAATTGTCTCTTCGCCCACCAGGAGTCTGACCTACGGGGTGCTCTTCGTGCAGGAGCTTCCGACGAGGAGTTGGCCCAACGTTGGGTTGCCGCCGTGGCAGGGAAGTTGCCGGGCCACGGCATCAACGACTCAAGATTTCTCCAGCCAACCCGTCCCATGTCTGCGATCGGAGGCTAG
- a CDS encoding tartrate dehydrogenase, protein MENYTVDVIAGDGIGQEVVPAALGCLDAVARRDGFSFDWRHRDWGADRYRLDGEMMPRDGLDQIADGDGIFLGAVGDPEIPDHVSLWGLLIPIRRAFLQYVNLRPVRLLPGVNSPLRDAAGLDVVVVRENIEGEYSEMGGRAYQGEPEEVATQLALFSRAGITRVARYAATLASSRSGSLVSATKSNGIIHSMPFWDQVIAEVLVDYPDVRLESVLIDALAARTVLRPLSLDVIVASNLFGDVLSDLVAAVGGSIGVAPSANLNPEREHPSMFEPVHGSAPDIAGKGVANPVGQIWAGALMLEHIGQPTSARTLMSALEGVLADGIRTPDLGGTSGTNEVAAAIVDRLQSQASETLVMRKPSTSVSGSGSNEGGKPSFGALGHERGTPERFAKSRSKETKR, encoded by the coding sequence ATGGAGAACTACACGGTTGACGTGATCGCAGGCGATGGGATCGGGCAAGAGGTCGTCCCTGCCGCACTCGGCTGTCTGGATGCGGTGGCGCGACGAGATGGGTTCAGCTTCGATTGGCGGCACCGTGACTGGGGGGCGGATCGCTACCGTCTAGATGGTGAAATGATGCCAAGAGACGGGCTTGACCAGATCGCCGACGGAGACGGGATCTTCCTTGGGGCTGTGGGAGATCCTGAGATTCCAGACCATGTCAGTCTGTGGGGATTGCTCATCCCGATCAGACGGGCCTTCCTTCAATATGTCAACCTCAGACCTGTGCGTTTGCTTCCCGGCGTGAACTCACCTTTACGGGATGCCGCAGGGCTAGACGTTGTGGTTGTTCGCGAAAACATTGAAGGCGAGTACTCCGAGATGGGAGGTCGGGCGTACCAGGGCGAACCGGAGGAGGTAGCCACCCAACTGGCGCTCTTCAGCCGTGCTGGAATTACCAGAGTGGCTAGATACGCTGCGACTTTGGCCTCTAGCCGTTCCGGATCACTGGTATCGGCGACCAAATCGAACGGGATCATCCATTCGATGCCGTTCTGGGATCAGGTGATCGCGGAGGTACTAGTGGATTATCCCGACGTCCGGTTGGAGTCTGTGTTGATCGATGCGCTTGCGGCGCGAACCGTCCTGAGGCCGCTGTCGCTTGATGTGATCGTCGCATCGAACCTATTCGGTGATGTTCTCTCCGACCTGGTAGCCGCTGTCGGTGGTTCGATTGGCGTTGCCCCGTCGGCAAATCTGAACCCCGAACGGGAGCATCCTTCCATGTTCGAGCCAGTACACGGTTCGGCACCGGACATCGCGGGTAAGGGGGTCGCCAATCCTGTTGGTCAGATCTGGGCCGGCGCCTTGATGTTGGAGCACATCGGACAGCCCACTTCGGCCCGGACACTCATGTCAGCTCTTGAGGGTGTGTTGGCTGACGGAATTCGCACACCTGACCTTGGGGGTACCTCAGGGACTAATGAAGTGGCTGCGGCGATCGTCGACAGGCTGCAGTCTCAGGCCAGCGAAACGCTGGTGATGCGGAAGCCATCAACATCTGTCTCTGGATCAGGTTCGAACGAGGGGGGGAAACCATCTTTCGGGGCGCTAGGTCACGAGCGCGGTACGCCCGAAAGGTTCGCTAAGTCGCGATCGAAGGAGACTAAGAGATAG
- a CDS encoding saccharopine dehydrogenase NADP-binding domain-containing protein translates to MNEPDVTRSQPRVVVLGAAGEVGAWVARELADCADIGSVLLLDVDSKRLEEVVASTNGSHVEGQVVDLADRDAMLAALRGADLLMNCTSLTLFDEVITLAIEAGVNYADLISEPTSAQQRAAADAGITAVSGLGSSPGLTNVLVHHAHQELASVEEVHIQGVAWRAVAPSPGLLDTILWELADDTPTRQYFQNGRYHWAASMDGSRVAEFPEPIGKQHVYIVSHTEPRTLPKHFPELKFCAMRVTWPVELMNDIRILNKYGLLDSAEIPGMPGVTPLAATRARIWQKWGGVRTAPCLLFTQVEVLGTQDGRTIRRVYDLTHPVDWGDVATGRQTGICAAVGAHLLAKHGSGPGKGFVDPEVYYDPNEFIAELRKRGTLELTWTDSEVSTSLPLERGN, encoded by the coding sequence ATGAATGAGCCCGACGTTACGCGGTCACAGCCCCGAGTCGTCGTACTCGGCGCCGCCGGCGAGGTTGGCGCATGGGTTGCACGTGAACTCGCGGATTGCGCTGACATTGGCAGCGTCCTCCTGCTCGACGTGGACAGCAAACGGCTCGAGGAGGTTGTGGCGAGTACCAATGGGTCGCACGTGGAAGGGCAGGTGGTAGATCTTGCGGATCGTGATGCCATGCTCGCCGCTCTGCGGGGTGCTGATCTCCTCATGAATTGCACGAGCTTGACCCTGTTCGACGAGGTCATCACCTTGGCGATCGAGGCGGGAGTTAATTATGCGGACCTCATCTCGGAACCCACCTCGGCCCAGCAGCGTGCAGCGGCAGATGCCGGCATTACGGCTGTGTCTGGTCTGGGGTCGAGTCCAGGTCTCACCAATGTGCTCGTCCATCATGCACATCAAGAACTCGCTTCCGTCGAGGAGGTGCACATCCAAGGAGTGGCTTGGCGGGCAGTGGCGCCTTCCCCGGGACTGCTGGATACAATTCTCTGGGAACTCGCGGATGACACGCCGACACGGCAGTACTTCCAGAACGGGCGATATCACTGGGCCGCGTCCATGGATGGCTCACGGGTTGCGGAGTTCCCCGAACCCATCGGGAAGCAGCACGTCTACATCGTCTCTCACACCGAGCCGCGGACACTTCCCAAGCACTTTCCTGAGTTGAAATTCTGCGCAATGCGTGTGACCTGGCCGGTCGAGCTCATGAATGATATCCGCATTTTGAACAAGTATGGGCTGCTCGATTCAGCGGAGATCCCTGGAATGCCAGGTGTGACACCGCTGGCTGCGACCCGTGCTCGGATCTGGCAGAAGTGGGGTGGCGTGCGCACTGCTCCCTGCCTACTCTTCACACAAGTGGAAGTGCTTGGAACTCAGGACGGTCGAACCATTCGCCGGGTGTACGACCTCACGCATCCCGTGGACTGGGGAGATGTCGCCACAGGTAGACAGACCGGCATTTGTGCAGCAGTGGGAGCCCATCTGCTCGCCAAGCATGGATCCGGACCAGGAAAGGGCTTCGTTGACCCCGAGGTCTATTACGATCCGAATGAGTTCATCGCCGAGTTGAGGAAACGAGGGACTCTCGAGCTCACATGGACGGATAGTGAAGTTTCGACCAGTCTGCCACTTGAGCGGGGTAACTGA
- a CDS encoding PucR family transcriptional regulator produces the protein MITIEQLLEHPELGCTLIAGASGVHKHVRWAHLSELEDPTRWLRGKELLMTTGLAIPKDVASQVTYLQRLSDIGVSGVAIGVGMHAPSLSAELLQLSEDLQVPLVEVSGGVPFIAISETVALANQDALHRRLTTHLRTYGVLGEASQSLMETGEIVRRLEQVTGFRIWAVTRSGASLFEEIDVPAFHVPQDVIDRVLDNPAIRYPEEVTLPENEGAVYLLPVHVQLRPVGVLVTRIRGQQEPDLLSMHHVGTILSHLAGDLLKHREQVRREGSERLARILYESDQQQSHTIGELFTDTDPGQKFCFAIVALDETSHGWNDVHNYLVEHGFEHYVTKRGERGAILSRISTGTLDTFANVLSKHLPESAIGLSSPSTGDTDLLACQRQARWALRSAVAAKQPLQQYVDAPSPQWLPMESSGLELIVENVLGPLITYDASRGTELVSTLIAFLEENRSWKATAKRLFVHRQTLIGRVSRIESLTGRQLSSTEDVCDLWLALKAHTILRRSGTATLDD, from the coding sequence ATGATCACGATTGAACAGCTGCTGGAACATCCCGAGTTGGGCTGCACCCTGATAGCTGGCGCTTCAGGTGTCCACAAGCACGTCCGATGGGCGCATCTCAGCGAACTGGAGGACCCGACTAGATGGCTTCGAGGCAAGGAACTTCTGATGACCACAGGTTTGGCAATCCCGAAAGATGTCGCGAGCCAGGTCACCTATCTGCAGCGCCTGTCCGATATCGGCGTTTCCGGAGTCGCCATCGGCGTCGGTATGCACGCGCCATCCCTTTCCGCGGAACTCCTCCAGCTATCGGAGGATCTCCAAGTCCCCCTCGTCGAGGTAAGTGGCGGCGTACCTTTTATTGCCATCTCGGAAACTGTGGCCTTAGCTAATCAGGATGCATTGCATCGACGCCTCACGACGCACCTTCGCACCTACGGAGTTCTCGGTGAGGCCAGTCAAAGTCTGATGGAGACTGGCGAGATAGTCCGTCGACTCGAACAGGTCACCGGCTTCCGCATATGGGCAGTGACACGCAGCGGCGCATCGCTGTTTGAGGAAATCGATGTACCGGCTTTCCACGTCCCGCAGGACGTCATCGACCGAGTGCTTGATAACCCAGCCATCCGCTACCCAGAAGAGGTGACTCTGCCCGAAAATGAGGGGGCCGTCTACTTGCTCCCGGTGCACGTCCAGTTGCGACCGGTTGGTGTGCTGGTGACACGGATTAGAGGTCAGCAAGAACCAGACTTGCTTTCCATGCATCACGTCGGAACGATCCTAAGCCACCTTGCGGGCGACCTACTCAAACACCGGGAACAAGTACGTCGCGAAGGAAGTGAGCGTCTTGCACGTATCCTATATGAGTCGGATCAACAACAGAGCCACACGATAGGTGAGCTCTTCACGGACACCGATCCAGGCCAGAAGTTTTGCTTCGCGATCGTAGCGCTCGATGAGACCTCGCACGGCTGGAACGACGTGCACAACTACTTGGTCGAACATGGCTTCGAGCACTACGTAACCAAGCGTGGCGAGAGAGGCGCGATTCTCAGCAGGATTAGCACGGGAACGCTGGATACGTTTGCCAACGTCCTTAGCAAGCACCTTCCCGAAAGCGCAATCGGCTTGAGTTCACCCTCTACGGGCGACACTGACTTGCTGGCATGTCAGCGGCAGGCGCGTTGGGCCTTGCGCTCTGCGGTAGCGGCCAAACAGCCTCTCCAGCAATATGTCGACGCCCCATCGCCTCAATGGTTGCCGATGGAGTCAAGTGGCCTCGAGTTAATCGTGGAGAACGTACTCGGTCCGCTCATAACTTATGACGCATCTCGCGGGACCGAGTTGGTTAGCACGCTAATCGCCTTCTTGGAAGAGAACCGCAGTTGGAAGGCGACAGCAAAACGGCTCTTCGTTCATCGACAGACCTTGATCGGGCGCGTCAGTCGCATCGAAAGCCTCACCGGCCGACAACTTTCCTCAACCGAAGACGTGTGCGACTTGTGGCTTGCCCTCAAGGCTCACACCATCCTCAGGCGTTCGGGTACGGCCACTCTTGATGACTGA